The sequence ACCGGGTTTCTGGGGAAGATCAGGATGCTGAAGATTGCCGCGATCCCGCCGCCGACCAGCGCGTCGAACAGCCTCTCCGTTCCGATACCGCTGTGCGGCAGGGACAACACGAGGATGGCTGAGATGACCGTCTGGTTGACGAACATCGGACGGTGCTGCAGGAAACCCCGCCCGACCAGCAATGCCGTAGACAGCGAGACCAAGACGACTACGGCCATCGCGATAGGTCCGGTACCCAGCAGCATGTTTACCAAGCTGCCCAAACCGATACCCAGTCCCACTCCGATCACCATCTCGATCGCGAGCTGGGCGCGGACCACGTTGGTCGCCCACATGCACACCGACGCGGCGATCGGCGCGAAGAAAGGGGCAGCATGGTCGAGCACATCGCGAGCCAGGTACCAGGCCGCGCCCGCGGCCAGCGCGGTCTGCAGGATCGCCCACCCGGTGGCTCGCAGTCCCGACGTACCGATCATGTTGCCAGCAAACCGCATATGACGGATCAACGCACGACTTCCCGGTGGACCGTGTCGATCCGGCGGGTCCAGCCGCGGGCATCGAGATACTCCAGCAGCGGGATCGCCACCCGCCGAGTGGTGTTCAGCGCCTGCTTGGCTTCGGTGGCGGTGAAAGGCTGCTCCAGCAATGCCAATTCGCGCATCGCCAACGCGGGCGCGGTCGGGAGCAGCACCAGATTCTCGGTGAGCCGCAACAGCCGCCCGACTCGTTCGGCTGCCGCCAGCTCCCGGACCCCCAGGTGCAGGGCGGCCAGATCGTCGGCCTCCGGGGCGTGAAACGGAGCCGTGGTCAGCCGGGATTCCAACTCGGCGATCGCGCCCTCGGCCGGGCCGAGGTCGGCACGGCCCCCCGGCAGCCGAATCAGCCCGTCGCGCTGCTCCAACCCTGCGTCGCGCACCAGCTCGTCGAGCAGCGCCGGATCCGGTAGCGCGAGCAGATCCGCGGCCGCGCCCCGGGACAGCCCGGCGGACAGCGGATCGCGTTCCCGTTGCTCACGCACCGCGCTCTGCAGTCGGTCCTGCCAAGCCTGATACGTCGCCGCGTGCACCCACCAGCCCTGAATCACCGTCACCTCCGCTGGCACCGGGGAGAGCTCGTACCCAAGTAGCTGCAGCCGGCGCTGCGACACCGCGCCGCGGCGAGCCACCTCGGCGAGGACCCGGCGGGCCTGGTCGGTCGGGTCGGTGGCGGCCAGCTCGTCGGCGCGGCGCGCCGCGTCACCGCGCCGGCGGAGGGCAGGCGGATCGGCGTCAAGCACCACCACCCCGCCCAGCACGCGGCGGGCCCCGGGGTCGCGCAAGATCAGGTGATCCGAAAATGTCAGCGGCAGAGGGTATTCCAGAGTGATTCGGGCGTGTTCGGCGCCGAGACGCCGCAACCGGGCGGGGACCGCAGCCGTGCCCAGGTGCACCACGAGCCGCTCGGGTGCCTCGGCCAGCGGGTAACCGGCGCTGTGCCGAACATCGGCCACCGTGGTGGCCAGCCACTCGTCAGAGCTCACCAGGGCGTCGCCACGGCGCACCTCGCCGGTGGGCACCCCGCGCAGATTGACCGCTACCCGCACCGTGGGGCGCAGTGCCGTGTGCTGCTCGCCGCAGCTCTGCAGCCCCCGGATGACCACCGCCCGCGACTGGCCGCGATCCAGCAACTGCAGGTGATCGCCGGCGGTCAGGGTGCCCGCGGTCAGGGTGCCGGTCACCACCGTCCCGGCGCCGGTGATGGTGAAGGACCGGTCGACCCACAGCCGCACACGACCGGTGTTCGCAGGGGCTGGAAGTTCGGCCAGCAGGTCGTCGAGCGCAGTACGCAGCGTGTCCAGCCCGGTGCCGTCCACCGCCGACACGGCCACGATCGGGGCGTCACGCAGACCCGTCTGGGCCAGTTCGGTTCGGACCTGTTCCGACACGTCGGCGACACGTTGACCGGTGGCCCGGTCGACGCGGGTGAGCACCACCAGCCCCTGCGAGATACCCAGGGCCGCAATGGCATCGCGATGATCATCCGACTGCGCCCGCCAGCCCTCGTCGGCGGCGACTACGAAGCACACCACCGAGGCCGGTCCCAGGCCGGCCAGCGTGTTGGGCAGGAACCGTTCGTGGCCCGGGACATCGACGAAGGCCACCCGCCGGCCCGACGGCAGCGCGGTCCAGGCGAAGCCCAGGTCGATGGTGAGCCCGCGCCGGCGCTCCTCCGCCCAGCGGTCGGGTTCCATTCCGGTGAGTGCCCGCACCAGGGTGGATTTGCCGTGGTCGACGTGGCCGGCGGTGGCTATAACAAACATGGACAAACACGCTCACCCGATCCGGTCGAGCGCGGCCCGCACCGCGGCCAGCAGCCGTGAGTCGTCGGCTTCCGGCACGCAGCGCAGATCGATCAGGCAGGCGCCGTCGTGTACCCGGGGCAGCACGGCGGGATCGCCGGTGCGCAGTGGGGCGGCGGCCGCCTCGGGCAGCCGAACCGCCCAGCCCGACAGCGGGACTCCCGGAGCGCCGCCGCCGCCGACGCGGCCGTCGTGGGCGACGACGGTGGCACCGACCGCGGCAGCCAGCCGCTCGGCGCGGGAACGCAACTGGTCTGGGTCGGCGTGCAGCGCTCGGGTCACCGGTGCGGCGGCGCCGGACACGGTGGCCTCCAGGGCGGCGAGGGTGAGCTTGTCGGCGCGCACCGCGCGAGCCAACGGGTGCCGAGCCAGCCGCGCGATGACC is a genomic window of Mycolicibacter heraklionensis containing:
- the selB gene encoding selenocysteine-specific translation elongation factor encodes the protein MFVIATAGHVDHGKSTLVRALTGMEPDRWAEERRRGLTIDLGFAWTALPSGRRVAFVDVPGHERFLPNTLAGLGPASVVCFVVAADEGWRAQSDDHRDAIAALGISQGLVVLTRVDRATGQRVADVSEQVRTELAQTGLRDAPIVAVSAVDGTGLDTLRTALDDLLAELPAPANTGRVRLWVDRSFTITGAGTVVTGTLTAGTLTAGDHLQLLDRGQSRAVVIRGLQSCGEQHTALRPTVRVAVNLRGVPTGEVRRGDALVSSDEWLATTVADVRHSAGYPLAEAPERLVVHLGTAAVPARLRRLGAEHARITLEYPLPLTFSDHLILRDPGARRVLGGVVVLDADPPALRRRGDAARRADELAATDPTDQARRVLAEVARRGAVSQRRLQLLGYELSPVPAEVTVIQGWWVHAATYQAWQDRLQSAVREQRERDPLSAGLSRGAAADLLALPDPALLDELVRDAGLEQRDGLIRLPGGRADLGPAEGAIAELESRLTTAPFHAPEADDLAALHLGVRELAAAERVGRLLRLTENLVLLPTAPALAMRELALLEQPFTATEAKQALNTTRRVAIPLLEYLDARGWTRRIDTVHREVVR